Part of the Capsicum annuum cultivar UCD-10X-F1 chromosome 12, UCD10Xv1.1, whole genome shotgun sequence genome is shown below.
CTCCCTCTTTGGAAATCCAGCCCCTTTGAAACAACCTTCACATTACACCTACTCTATAATTCAAGATTCTATTCTGGGCATAACCTGAAAAAtattatatctttttttcttttttggttatttgagattagtttttttttttttttttttttNNNNNNNNNNNNNNNNNNNNNNNNNNNNNNNNNNNNNNNNNNNNNNNNNNNNNNNNNNNNNNNNNNNNNNNNNNNNNNNNNNNNNNNNNNNNNNNNNNNNtttttttttttttttttaacaaaagattgaatttttattgattttggttgtgtGGGGTTAAGCTTTTTGgaaaaagatttgatcttttgtaGTTTCTGGTCATTGGGGTTAAGTGTTTTTTGTTAaaagattcaatcttttattACTTTTGGTTGTGTGGGATTTAGTTTTCTTGTTTTTGGTCATCttgggttaattttttttttttttgaaaaaagattcaatctttattgattttggttgtgtGGAAGTAAGTTTTTGTGGAAGAAAGAGTCAAATCTTTTTTGATTTTGGTTGTGTGGGGTTGAgtttttttggaaaaaagatttaatctttattgattttggttgtgtAGGGTTAAGTTTTTTGGAAAAAGATTCAATCTTtcatttgtttttggttgtgGGGTATTGAGAAATTTAGTCTATAAACATAAATTTTGGTGTAAAAGGAAGGTGTTTCATTAGGGAGATGAAGATGATGGGTGAAAATGTGGTGGAGTATGAGAGGAAGGTAGAGGAAGAAGAGGAAAGGGAAAGGGAAATGGTGGCGGCACATAGGTCTCCCCAGCAACAGATGAAGTTGGTGGTGGTAGGCTATGCTCTTACATCCAAGAAAACTAAGAGCTTTTTGCAGCCCAAGCTTGTAGGCCTAGCTAGGTAATCAATCCATTTGTTTGTTCTTTCTGTTTTTTGAATCGTGACAAAACTCTCAAGTAATTTGTGGTTATTTGTTGAATTGCATTTGCATTGCTGTTTATGTGAGATCTTATAACCAGTAGAGATGGATACACAATTTAGTATAGGTGCATTCCTTGTAGACACAATCTGCGAatgtatattttgtaaaaatttattttctgaAAGGAAAGTTATTGGTTAGGTAGAATCTTATCTGCTAAAAATATCGCGCACTCATGTTTGTGACTGCTTCACACCCTGCTTGTTGATTGGTGGATCCAGCTCTTTGTAGCTTTGTACGTTCAAAGTCGTATTATGTGAGTGTGTACATAAGTATACATGTACATGTATGTGTTCATATACGTGTATATATTACATGTATGTGTTCATATACGTGtatatatgtacttatttgtatGTGTACACGTtatatgtgtttgtgtgtgtgcgCACAcatgtacatgtatatatatgtataaaatacacCTTACCCACTTGAGCTCATTGTTTCTTGTTATGGTCTGTTATATTTTCTTTCACCGTGCCTCGCCCGCTTGAGCTCATTGTTTCTTGATATTGTTCGCGATATTTTCTTTCATCGTGCCTCGCCCTCTTGAGCTCATTGTTTCTTGATAGTGCCCGTTTTGTTTGCTTTCACTgtgtataatttttctttttggtttattGAAGGGTAGTTTAAGACCCATGTTTTAATTGAAGATTACATTCCTTTTATTTATACTATTGCCCCTTTTATTTATACTATTGCCTTGGGTATGCATAGCGGAGTTAATGCTAGGTTGGTTGTGTGGGGACAAACTCTGGAAGCTAAAGGGTTTGGGTTGAGCAGGACCAGGATCAAAACAGAGTATTTGGAGTTCAAATTTAGTGAGGGGTTGCATGAGGCAAGTGTGGAAGGTGTGGAAGTGCGTTGGACACAGGTTATATCCAAGAGCAACAGTTCAAGTATCTTGACTCTATAGTCTATGGTAATGGGGACATCGACAATGATATCGCACATTGTATTGGTGCAAcgtggatgaagtggaggcttgcTTTCGAATTCTTGTGATAAAAATATATCACCAAAATTTTAAAGGTAAGCTTTATAAAGTGATGGCTGGACCGACATTGTTGTATGAGATAGAGTGTTAGCCAATCAAAAACTCCGATGTTAAGAAGATACATGTTGCGGAAATGATGATGTTGAGGTGGATTTTTGGACATACTTGGTGCGATAGGATCAggaatgaggttattcgagataaagTGGGAGTGGCCTCCGTGGTGGACAAAATGAGCGAAGCAatattgagatggtttggacatgtgaagaGACAAGGTGCAGATGCCTCAGTGAGGAGGTGCGAGAGGTTGGATATAGTAAGTGGGAGGAGAGATAGAGGTAGGTCGAAAAAGTATTGGGGAGAGATGATTACAGGACATAGTGCAACTTCATgataccgaggacatgaccctagataggaggGTGCGGAAGACGCGTATTAGAGTAGACGGCTAGTCGGGTAGGAGTGTTTTCTTGCTTTTCGAGGGTCTAGGCTTGTGGGTATGGTAGTTTAGGATTTTTCCGTAGATGTTGAGGTGGAGTTGATCCTTGCTTGTGGTATTCATCATACTCTATTGTCTTTTGTGTTTCAACTATCGTACTATTTTATTGTTGGTTATTGTTTCTTTCTTGTAGACTTTGCACTTTTCCCTTGTTAGTTGCTTTGTTTTCGTCATTGTTTTAGTCTTCTTTGTACCTGGATTTGCTgcacttgagccgggggtctttcgaaAACAGCCTCTTTCAATCCCCAAGGTAGTGGTAAGATTCGTATATGCTCTACCCTCTCTAGACCTCACTTGTAGGATTTCATTAGGCATGTTGTTGTAAATAGGGAAGAAAATGATATCTTTTTCGTCACAAGTCCAGAATTTTGGCATCTTACATCCATATTTAGATGCTTTCTTTTTTTGAATAGAGCAGGATGTTTAATGCTTATGAAGGATGATCAAGCCAACCCCTAGTAGTTTGGAACTAAGGCATTGTTTGGTTGATATTTAGATTATCCATATTTCAACCAACATTCCTTTTACTTCTTCTGGCCAACATATCCCGAGAGCATTCTGGAACTTTAGTTATGGGTTGTAGCATTTTACTCTAAACATATTAAGTAATTTACTGGTCTCTTTCTTAATAAAGACCCATGGTTATTAATTATACATATTGTTCAAGTCATGCTGGACTTTGTGAACGTTtcaactgatcgtgacttttgcCGTGAAGTTTTAATTGtaactttttagttttattttctttatttggttAGGGTTGGAACTTTGAAAGGGGGAGACGAGAAGGGGTTGAGAGAGTTGAGCTGCTCATTGCGTTGAGTCCATGAATTTCTCATTTATTTGGAACTTTCAATTTTGGCGTCTAAATAATCTTTGATTATCAACTAATATGCTCTATTGTGCGGTCAACttgtttgtaatttttctttcttttacttttgaAATTGGGTATTTTAGGATCCTGGATGTGTTATTTTCTTGAGCAAGTGGATATTAAAATGTTCATTGACCTGTCCAAGCCTTGGTGGGTAGTTACCCACCTGTGGGAGGAGCAGGTACTCAGTGGAATTAGCAGGACACCAGGATTATCAAAACAAAATGTTCATTGAACTGCAACTCTCAGTGACAAAATGTGGATTATCTGGAACTAGAAATGATTAAACATACTCATAGACTTCAGTGAAAATATACACCTGAAGCTGATTCAGTTTATGCTATTATTTTCCTTTGCTCATTTTTAACGGACTTGTTTTATTCAGGTCTAACACTGCTGTAAATACAaattgatttggatttttttaatgttttcatTGCAACCAAGTGGCTAACATGCTCCTCCTGCATTATGTAGGAATAAGGGAATACTGTTTGTTGCTATAGATCAGAGCAGACCCCTTTCAGATCAAGGTCCTTTTGACATTGTGCTCCACAAGGTTAGTTCATTGTACTACCTCATATTTCTCCGTGCATTTTTTATTGCTTTATGTACGCCTTTCCTGTTTATTTACACCCAGATATCCCATTAGTTTCTGCCGAGGGAAGTAAGCAGTCTGGTAATTTTCCCTGTTCCTATCCTACAACTTTTGCGTTAGGTGTGAAAGTTGCTAGTTCTTTTTGATAGATGTTGCTTATTACCTGTGTATAACTTTTCGTTCTCGTCTTCTCTTGCAGTTGTCAGGAAGCAAGTGGAGTCGTATTCTTGAGGTTAGTTGATATCAAATGATAACAAATGATGTGTTATGCAACAAACATGCATATATGTTTAGGGTGTGAATATGtgcaatttttgataatgtgggTTAGAGTTGGCAGTGATTGGTGGGCAACCCTTTTTTTTGGTTTGTGCTTGTTCCCATCACACATAACCTGCAGACTGCCTGCGCCTTCTTCAAGTTGTGATTCATTGACTTCATAATTGAGGTTAAAGACTAATGCTTCTGGCCAAGTGAGAATCTTTATCTTTCACGGTCTGTTAGCTGGTTTGCAGTGTAGTACTGGCTTCCTAAACTGATTCTTCTAATCACAGTGAATGCCTATTCCAGCCATAAGAGGAGAGGCTTAAATAATCAATGTTttgtgtcttttttattttaattgtcaTAAGTGCAGCATCGATCTCATGCCACTTGTCTAGAATAACTGTTTCTTGTTCTAGTTTTATCATGAAGTTATTGATTCTATTAGAATATTAATAATGAATGTAAATTGGAAGCTGATGCCAAGGACAGTACACAGTTGGCCAAAAAAACCAAAGGGGGCATTCATGTGAACTTTAGCGAAAACAGCTTAAATCTGAGAGATTACTGATGGTCCTGGCTATCTTCACTTATTCTGTTTCTATTAGCACATCACATTACTTACCTTTAGATAATAAAATGAGCCTAGTGCTTTTTTGACCTTCATCAAGAGGGCCTTTATTCTACCTTCGGAGAGAGGGAAGTGTTGCAGAAATGTTAGCGGTAAGTAATGAAGCAAATCCTACAATTTACAGGTGGTACTGTAGAGCGTGATTCGACAAGTAATAAGTGTAACTTAACTTTTCTAATAATAAATCTAGTGGTTTTTACAGACCCAGTTAACTGCTTAAGATGAAATGTAGTAGATCTACAGTGATCTACCAAAATAGTCTGGAAAAGTTTTTGCTGCAAGAGCTTTGTCCTCTTGTCGCACCGACTGCAGATATGAGCTAGATTGTTGCTGGTTAAAATTTCTTTCATTTGCTTTCCCTGTTAAAGCCTCTGTCCGTTTTAGTCTAAGGGGGTACATAGGAAAATCCCTTTGTTTCTTTCCTAAATGCTTTAATTTTTATTGGACAGGAATATAGGCAAACCCATCCACATGTCGCGGTCCTTGATCCTCCAGATGCCATAGAACAAATATATAATCGTCAATACATGCTTGAAGATGTCGCCGACCTGAACTTGTCAGATGGCTATGGTAATTTTTCCACTTTTGTTCTATGATCAGCAAGAACTGTTGTCATAAACTTATGATTAGCTatatactattgttattattctgAAAAAGGGAGTCTGTTTATTCGTTGTGTGCACCAGGATATTCTGTTTTTACTGTTACTGAAATGCTGAAACAATGAGTAACATGCGTTTGACTGCATGACAGGCAAAGTAGGTGTTCCCAGGCAATTGGTTATAGAGAAAGACCCTTCATCTATCTCAGATGCTGTAGATAAAGCTGGTCTTTCACTACCTCTTGGTAAGTATATCTTTATTTAGTTGTTTCTTACTTGGGATTAATCAACTAATCTGTAACCATCTTTTGAACTTCTATTACTCTACTAACCTGTTATCCTCGAGAACAAAGGTAGGGGCTAGCTATCAGATCTTTACTTGCCATGGATGCTAGTCTGAATAAAATGGTAGGCGATAGAGGAGCAGACAATTTGTTTTTGTGGCCTTTTCTTTTGTCTGAATGGAGTTGTTTTTGTGTTTTCAGTGGCGAAGCCTTTGTTTGCAAAGTCACATGAGTTGTCTCTGGCCTACGATAAggtttctcttcagaagcttaAACCTCCGCTTGTTTTGCAGGAGTTT
Proteins encoded:
- the LOC107850486 gene encoding inositol-tetrakisphosphate 1-kinase 3 is translated as MKMMGENVVEYERKVEEEEEREREMVAAHRSPQQQMKLVVVGYALTSKKTKSFLQPKLVGLARNKGILFVAIDQSRPLSDQGPFDIVLHKLSGSKWSRILEEYRQTHPHVAVLDPPDAIEQIYNRQYMLEDVADLNLSDGYGKVGVPRQLVIEKDPSSISDAVDKAGLSLPLVAKPLFAKSHELSLAYDKVSLQKLKPPLVLQEFINHGGVLFKVFIVGEAVKVVRRFSLPDVSKRELSNNAGVFHFPRVSCVAASAEEADLDPSIGELPPRPLLERLARELRRRLGLRLFNLDIIREHGTKDHYYVIDINYFPGYGKMPEYEHIFTDFLLSLMKQK